From Odontesthes bonariensis isolate fOdoBon6 chromosome 21, fOdoBon6.hap1, whole genome shotgun sequence, a single genomic window includes:
- the anapc2 gene encoding anaphase-promoting complex subunit 2, producing the protein MEEMMIESESVEMSETGQHHRVADAWETVTAALASRGGSVPQQDLSDRLALLCSQGLGQLLGVWLLESMQMRLSSSVVPEFWSGLKQPENELEERGRALVLLTAFRTLLDRLEPFLSGLARLGAWQDTGCGGLRGPGSRGLQERAFTTIRALLLFSPSPVLQERVLEFYSRTFSVYMSQEAGGEDGADAADGPEGGACPGCGAPTQQCWCQKALEQLQELSHILWKLQLLEWVSSEAVTSILHKLIEQRMEQHCRGEYERSFLLEFQEWLELVLGWLGKVFASEVDGDAPVLGVFGVPAGPGPQPASPVMKQWRCHMHQFFCRIYVNMRIEELFSIIRDFPESKAAILDLKFCLERTNQRQQLLTSLKSAFESRLLHPGVHTSDILTVYISAIKALRELDPSMVILQVACQPIRKYLRTREDTVRQIVAGLTGDAEGCTDLASELSRGDPVTLEMQDSDDEGNDPEDWAPDPTDAVPDKMGSKRRSSDIISLLVSIYGSKDIFIDEYRALLADRLLHQLNYNTAREIRNVELLKLRFGESHMHYCEVMLKDMADSRRINSNICEEESKLSEEEQPPERPPLSLSAIIMSSEFWPTLKEEKLELPPAVCQAMEAYTHRYEKLKAMRTLSWKPHLGSVTLDVELEDRTLTNLTVSPILAAIILHFQEKSSWTLEELSTKLGAPKELVHRKLALWQQHGVLREEAGGRYYVVETGSSKEKLERGAMLIDSDEERDSNTTTQSEQREEKLQLFWAYIQAMLTNLDSMTLDRIHSMLRMFVATGPVVTEMDVNELEAFLQKKVREHQLMVSAGVYRLPKTN; encoded by the exons ATGGAGGAAATGATGATAGAATCGGAGTCTGTGGAAATGTCTGAAACCGGACAGCATCACCGGGTCGCTGATGCGTGGGAGACTGTCACTGCAGCTCTG GCGTCTCGTGGCGGCTCGGTGCCGCAGCAGGACCTGTCGGACCGCCTGGCGCTGCTGTGCAGCCAGGGCCTGGGCCAGCTGCTCGGCGTCTGGCTGCTGGAGAGCATGCAGATGCGCCTCTCGTCCTCGGTGGTTCCAGAGTTCTGGTCCGGACTGAAACAGCCGGAGAACGAACTGGAGGAGAGGGGCCGGGCCTTGGTTCTGCTCACCGCCTTCAGGACTCTGCTGGACCGTCTGGAACCTTTTCTGA GTGGTTTGGCGCGGTTGGGGGCGTGGCAGGACACGGGCTGTGGGGGGCTGCGTGGGCCGGGCTCCAGGGGCCTCCAGGAGCGGGCCTTCACCACCATCAGGGCCCTGCTGCTCTTCTCTCCGTCCCCGGTCCTCCAGGAGCGAGTGCTGGAGTTCTACAGCAGGACCTTCTCCGTCTACATGAGTCAGGAGGCGGGCGGCGAGGACGGGGCCGACGCTGCAGACGGCCCTGAGGGAGGGGCCTGCCCGGGCTGCGGGGCCCCCACGCAGCAGTGCTGGTGTCAGAAGGCCctggagcagctgcaggagctCAGCCACATTCT GtggaagctgcagctgctggagtGGGTCAGCTCCGAGGCCGTTACCTCCATCCTCCACAAGCTGATCGAGCAGCGCATGGAGCAGCACTGCCGGGGCGAGTACGAGCGCTCCTTCCTGCTGGAGTTCCAGGAG TGGTTGGAGCTGGTGCTCGGCTGGCTCGGCAAGGTGTTCGCCAGCGAGGTGGACGGAGACGCTCCGGTCCTGGGCGTCTTCGGTGTTCCCGCGGGGCCCGGCCCGCAGCCCGCCAGCCCCGTCATGAAGCAGTGGAGATGCCACATGCATCAGTTCTTCTGCAGGATCTACGTCAACATGAGGATCGAGGAGCTCTTCAGCATCATCAGAG ATTTCCCAGAATCCAAAGCTGCGATCCTGGATCTGAAGTTTTGTCTGGAACGAACGAACCAGCGACAGCAGCTGCTCACGTCTCTTAAATCTGCCTTTGAAAGCCGCCTGCTGCACCCGG GCGTTCACACGTCGGACATCCTCACCGTTTACATCTCAGCCATCAAAGCTCTCAGAGAGCTGGACCCATCGATGGTCATCCTGCAGGTGGCCTGCCAGCCCATCCGAAAGTACCTCAG GACTCGGGAGGACACGGTGCGGCAGATCGTCGCCGGTCTGACCGGAGACGCAGAGGGCTGCACGGACCTGGCGTCCGAGCTGTCCAGAGGAGACCCCGTGACTCTGGAGATGCAGGACAGCGACGACGAGGGCAACGACCCGGAGGACTGGGCTCCGGACCCGACCGACGCCGTGCCCG ATAAAATGGGGTCGAAGCGGCGCTCCTCTGACATCATCAGCCTGCTGGTCAGCATCTACGGCAGCAAGGACATCTTCATAGACGAGTACAGAGCGCTGCTGGCCGACAGGCTGCTGCACCAGCTCAACTACAACACCGCCAG GGAGATCCGGAACgtggagctgctgaagctgcgCTTCGGCGAGTCTCACATGCACTACTGCGAGGTCATGCTGAAG GACATGGCGGACTCTCGCCGGATCAACAGCAACATCTGCGAGGAGGAGTCCAAGCTGAGCGAGGAGGAGCAGCCGCCGGAGCGGCCGCCGCTGTCTCTGTCGGCCATCATCATGTCGTCCGAGTTCTGGCCGACGCTGAaggaggagaagctggagctGCCCCCCGCCGTGTGCCAGGCCATGGAGGCCTACACCCACCGCTACGAGAAGCTGAAG GCCATGAGGACGCTGAGCTGGAAGCCTCACTTGGGCTCCGTCACGCTGGACGTGGAGCTGGAGGACCGAACGCTCACCAACCTCACCGTGTCCCCCATCCTGGCCGCCATCATCCTGCACTTCCAGGAAAAAA GTTCCTGGACCCTGGAGGAGCTGAGCACCAAGCTGGGCGCCCCGAAGGAGCTGGTGCACAGGAAGCTGGCGCTGTGGCAGCAGCACGGCGTGCTGAGGGAGGAGGCGGGGGGCCGCTACTACGTGGTGGAGACGGGCTCGTCCAAAGAGAAGCTGGAGAGGGGGGCAATGCTGATCGACAGCGACGAGGAGAGGGACTCCAACACCACCACCCAGTctgagcagagggaggagaagcTGCAG ctgttctgggCCTACATCCAGGCCATGCTCACCAACCTGGACAGCATGACGCTGGACCGGATCCACTCCATGCTGCGGATGTTCGTCGCCACGGGGCCCGTCGTCACGGAGATGGACGTCAATGAGCTGGAGGCGTTCCTGCAGAAGAAGGTCCGGGAGCATCAGCTGATGGTGTCCGCGGGCGTCTACAGGCTCCCCAaaacaaactga
- the rnf25 gene encoding E3 ubiquitin-protein ligase RNF25 has protein sequence MMAAEYDVQSEIEVLESIYLDELRVDRTNDGAWEVSLVLYPSTAEDSVSQFVRLTLTLTLDQQYPSSSPDITIHNPRGLSDDKLSSVHRCLQLEAQSCLGSPVLYQLIEKAKEILTESNIPHGNCVICLYGFKEGEMFTKTSCYHYFHSHCLGRYVSHSEKELRQREKELEEDKTRDRADYQELSVVCPVCREPLMYDIHQLLSSPAPQLPELDEAAIGSDFQQKWCELQKLWEKQRVKGGIIDPEVESNRFLIHINEAPPAAENGNLEVDVSTAPPISSCSHEAAVRVEQVVAEQSHCRGAQGPKHQNHTRWPRRGGRPRAQHGRAAPITEHLDQLSLSSGCAEASIKAKTPPQTQENVEACQSRTGRDACAAQQETKASPEHQATYQSGSEAECPRDGADFGGGRGHRGRRRGPHRPALHAGASRPPRHHWDSRAARSSGSGPHRGQHGRGFHQKVVERGREEVL, from the exons ATGATGGCAGCGGAGTACGA TGTGCAGTCTGAGATCGAGGTGCTGGAGTCCATTTACCTGGACGAGCTGCGGGTGGACAGGACCAACGACGG GGCCTGGGAGGTGAGCCTGGTCCTGTACCCGTCCACAGCGGAGGACTCCGTCTCTCAGTTTGTCCGACTCACTCTGACTTTGACCCTCGATCAGCAG TATCCCTCGTCCTCTCCTGACATCACCATCCATAACCCCCGCGGGCTCTCTGATGACAAACTCAGCAG CGTGCACAGGTGTCTTCAGCTGGAGGCCCAGTCGTGTCTGGGCTCCCCGGTGTTGTATCAGCTCATTGAG AAAGCTAAAgaaatcctgactgaaagcaaTATTCCTCACGGAAACTGTGTCATTTGCCTTTATGGCTTTAAG GAGGGAGAGATGTTCACGAAGACGAGCTGCTACCACTACTTCCACTCGCACTGCCTCGGCCGCTACGTCAGCCATTCGGAGAAGGAGCTCCGCCAGAGAGAGAAGGAGTTGGAGGAAGACAAGACCAGAGACAGAGCCGACTACCAG GAGCTGAGCGTGGTGTGTCCGGtgtgcagagagcctctgaTGTACGACATCCACCAGCTTCTGTCGTCTCCTGCTCCCCAGCTGCCAGAG CTCGATGAGGCGGCCATCGGCTCAGACTTCCAGCAGAAGTGGTGTGAGCTCCAGAAGCTTTGGGAAAAACAGAGGGTGAAAGGTGGGATCATCGACCCCGAGGTGGAATCCAATCGCTTCCTCATCCACATCAACGAG GCTCCACCGGCTGCTGAAAATGGAAACCTGGAGGTCGATGTCTCCACCGCCCCCCCGATATCCTCCTGCTCACATGAAGCTGCTGTCCGAGTGGAGCAGGTTGTGGCAGAACAGTCTCACTGTCGAGGCGCTCAGGGCCCGAAGCATCAGAACCACACGAGGTGGCCGAGGAGAGGCGGACGGCCCAGAGCCCAGCATGGAAGAGCTGCGCCCATCACAGAGCACCTGGACCAGCTCTCTCTGTCCTCAGGCTGCGCTGAAGCGTCAATAAAAGCCAAAACTCCCCCGCAGACGCAGGAAAACGTGGAGGCTTGTCAGTCCAGGACCGGCAGGGACGCCTGTGCAGCGCAGCAGGAGACGAAGGCCTCTCCAGAACATCAGGCCACGTACCAGTCGGGCTCCGAGGCCGAGTGCCCGAGAGACGGCGCCGATTTTGGGGGCGGCCGCGGCCACCGAGGCAGGAGGAGGGGCCCCCACAGACCTGCCCTGCACGCCGGGGCCAGTAGGCCTCCGCGGCACCACTGGGACAGTCGGGCGGCCAGGAGCAGTGGGAGCGGCCCCCACCGAGGTCAGCACGGGAGGGGCTTCCACCAGAAGGTGGTGGAGAGGGGACGGGAGGAGGTGCTATGA